One stretch of Danio rerio strain Tuebingen ecotype United States chromosome 6, GRCz12tu, whole genome shotgun sequence DNA includes these proteins:
- the cldn34a gene encoding claudin-34: MAYLAQSVHRQFAGLVLGFVAWIMTASVSGVNDWRIWYVDNTTVITGGVAWVGVWRACFNSHVLDSAEICKSIGLTDSFTPPEIAAAQVLCMIAIGVGVVANLLAGYAVRNAIFGVDGGHVRLAFVMAGSLYWLTATCSLVPVFWNMSSVLANLTIDFPPEFYLPSTPVKQEVGPGIGIGIGAGCLLIVSGLLLMCYRYPKTKMPLSEENGHFDKSQRNEGCFGVIKESVDEGIINTAFEA, translated from the coding sequence ATGGCTTACCTGGCGCAATCTGTCCACCGGCAGTTTGCAGGTCTGGTGTTGGGGTTTGTAGCATGGATAATGACGGCCTCTGTTTCTGGCGTGAACGACTGGAGGATTTGGTACGTAGACAATACGACGGTCATCACCGGTGGAGTGGCCTGGGTGGGCGTTTGGAGGGCCTGTTTCAACAGCCACGTTTTGGACTCTGCGGAGATCTGCAAAAGCATCGGCCTTACAGATTCCTTCACTCCTCCAGAGATTGCAGCTGCTCAGGTGCTTTGCATGATCGCTATTGGCGTAGGGGTTGTTGCGAACCTGCTGGCTGGATATGCAGTGAGAAACGCCATCTTCGGGGTAGACGGTGGCCATGTCAGGTTGGCGTTTGTGATGGCGGGTAGCTTGTATTGGTTGACTGCCACGTGTTCGCTGGTCCCTGTCTTTTGGAATATGAGTTCGGTTCTGGCCAATCTCACTATAGATTTTCCTCCTGAATTTTACTTGCCTTCCACTCCTGTAAAACAGGAAGTGGGTCCTGGGATCGGAATTGGGATCGGTGCAGGTTGTCTACTCATTGTAAGTGGACTACTGTTAATGTGCTACAGGTATCCTAAAACCAAGATGCCTTTGAGTGAAGAAAATGGACATTTTGACAAAAGTCAAAGGAATGAAGGCTGTTTTGGTGTAATTAAAGAGAGTGTGGATGAAGGGATAATCAACACTGCCTTTGAAGCTTAG